The Deltaproteobacteria bacterium DNA segment ACCCATCGATCCGCTCCGCAAGGGCATCCGGGTGCTCGTCGAAGACGCGAAGAGCGGAGGGCTCATCGACGCGATCATTCCCGGCGGCCCCTTCAACCCGTCGACCAAGGCGGGCTGGAAGGTAAACAAGGCGGGCACGGTGTGGACGTACCGCAATGCCGGCCGCGCCGTGCCGGCGGTGGACGGCATCACCAGGATCACCCTGAAGGACCTCTCGAGCACGCGGCCGGGCTATCTCGCGATCAGCGTCGTCGGCAAGCGCGGCATGCGCGGGCGGCCGCACCTGCCGATGCGGGTGACGCTCGTGCTCGACTCACCCGTCGCCCTGACGGGGCAGTGCACCGAGACGTCCTTCCCGGGGCCGTCGCCGGCGCCGGCCTGCACCGATGGCCGCGGCGGCGTGGTGTGCAAGTAGCGGGGGGCCTCGGCCCTAGCGGAAGTGGTCGAAGCCCGGGCGGGGCGGCGCGAGCGGCCGTCCCGCGGCGTCGACCAGCCGGACGATCGGCCGTCCCGCGACGATGCGGCCGATCCGCGTGAGCCGGCAGGCGAGTCGCCGGCGCGCACGCCGGAGCGCGCGCTCGGCGCGCGCCGGGAGGGCCACCAGCAGCTCGTAGTCCTCCCCGGCGGTGGCGGCGAAGCACGGCGCGTCGGTCCCGAGAGCGCGGCGGCAGGCCGGCGCGACGGGGAGACGCGCGGCCCATATTTCCGCGCCGACGGCGCCGGCGCGGCAGAGATGGCCGGCGTCCCGGACGAGCCCGTCGCTCACGTCGATCATCGCGTGCGCCAGCGGCGCGAGCAGGCGTCCAGCGCGCACGCGGAGCCGCGGCACGGGCCACCGCATGCGGCGCCCGGCGCGCAGGGCGCGCACCGCGAGCCCGGCGCCGCCGAGCGTGCCCGTCACGTACAGCGCGTCGCCCGGCCGTGCGCCGGTGCGGCCGACGACCGGACCGGGCGCCTCGCCGAGCAGCGTCGCGGTGATCGCCAGGTGCGGCCCGGCCGCGAGGTTGCCGCCCACGAGCCGCGCACCAGCCTGCCGCGCCGCCCGGGCGAAGCCCATGACGAGCGCGTCGAGGTCGGCCACGCTCAGGCTCGCCGGCGCCTCGAGCGCGAGCAGAGCGAAGGTCGGCGCGCCGCCCATGGCGGCGAGGTCGCTGGCGTTGACGGCGAACGCCCGGCGGCCGAGCGCCGCCGGCGGCGCCCAGCCGGCACGGAAGTGGACACCCTCGATCAACGTGTCGGTGGTGAGCAGCAGGGGCCGGCGGCCCGGGCGGATCGCGGCCGCATCGTCGCCCGGGCCGAGCAGGACGCGGCGGTCGGCGCGGGCGGCACCGAGACGGCGCAGGATGCGCGCGATCCACGCATGCTCGCCGACGTCGCCGAGGAGGCGCGCCACGGATGCGTCAGCCGAGCACCGACTTGACCTTGTCGAGGAAGCTCTTCGAGAGCGGATGGACCTCTTCGCCCGAGAGCCGTGCGAACTCCTCGAGGAGCTCGCGCTGGCGGGCCGACAGCTTCTTCGGCGTCTCCACGACGACCCGCACCAGCTCGTCGCCGCGCCCGTAGCCGTTCAGGTCCGGGATGCCCTGACCCTTCAGGCGGAAGACCTGCCCCGACTGGGTGCTGGCCGGGATCTTCACCCGCGCCGTGCCCTCGAGCGTGGGCACCTCCATCTCGGTCCCGAGCGCGGCCTGCGTGATGCTGATCGGCACCTCGCACACGATGTCCCGCCCCTCGCGCACGAACAGGGGATGCTCGCGCACGCGCAGCAGCACGTAGAGGTCGCCCGCGGGGCCGCCGTTCATCCCCGGCTCGCCCTCGCCGCGGAGCTTCAGGCGCGAGCCGGCGTCGACCCCCGCGGGAATCTTGATGTTCAGCTGATGCGTTTGACGCTGGACACCCGCACCGCCGCACGCCGGACACGGGTTGGCGATGATCGTCCCCTGCCCGTTGCAGTTGCCGCAGGTCTTGGCGATCGAGAAGAACCCCTGCTGGAAGCGGACCTGTCCCGAGCCGCGGCACTGCGGACACGTCCTCGGCATCGTCCCGGGCTTGGCGCCGCGGCCAGCGCACGTCTCGCAGGTGGAGAGGCGAGGCACGGCGATGGTCTTCTCGCAGCCGAAGGCCGCCTCCTCGAAGCTGACGTCGAGGTCGTAGCGGAGGTCTTGTCCGCGACGCGCCCGGGTCCGGCCGCGCGTCCGGCCCGTCCCGAAGAAGTCGCCGAACAGGTCACCGATGATGTCCTCGAAGCCGGCGCCGAAGTCGAAGCCTGCGGGCCCGCCGCCCTGCTCGAAGGCGGCGTGGCCGAAGCGGTCGTACATCGACCGCCGCTCCGCATCCGAGAGCACCTGGTACGCCTCGGCGAGCTCCTTGAAGCTCTCTTCCGCCTTGCGGTTCCCGGGATTCTTGTCGGGGTGGTGCTGATGCGCCAGCTTGCGGAAAGCTTTCTTGATCTCCTCGTCAGTTGCGTTGCGGGAGACGCCGAGCACCTCGTAGTAGTCGCGCTTCATGAGAAAACAAAGGCCCTCACCCGCCCGCGGCAGGTGAGGGCCTGTCTACTCTCCGCACCCCGTTCCCGCAAGCCAAAGCGGGCGCTTACTCCTTGACCTCCTCGAACTCCGCGTCGACGACGTCCTCCTTCGTCTTCCCGTCGCCGGCGGTCCCGTCGCTTCGCGGTTCCTGCCCACTCTCGGGGCCGCCGCCGCGGGCCTGCGAGGCCTTCGCATACATCGCCTCCGCGAGCTTGTGCGAGGCCCGCGCCAGGGCGTCGGCCGCGCTCCGCATCCGCCCCGCGTCCTGCGATTCGAGCGCCTTCTTGGCATCGGCGAGCGCGCCGTCGACGGCGCTCTTGGCGCCGGCGTCGAGCGCGGCGCCGTGCTCGGCCAGTGTCTTCTCGGTCTGGTAGACGAGCCCGTCGAGCTGGTTGCGCGCGTCGGCCAGCTCGCGCTTGCGCTTGTCGTCCTCGGCGTGCAGCTCGGCTTCCTTCACCATCCGGTTGATCTCGTCCTTCGCGAGACCGCTCGACGCGGTGATCTGGATCGACTGCTCCTTGCCGGTGCCGAGGTCCTTGGCGCCCACGTGGACGATGCCGTTGGCGTCGATGTCGAAGGTGACCTCGATCTGCGGCACGCCACGCGGCGCGGGCGGGATGCCGACCAGGTCGAACTGGCCGAGCAGCTTGTTGTCGGCGGCCATCTCGCGCTCGCCCTGGAAGACCCGGATGGTGACCGCGGACTGGTTGTCGGCGGCGGTCGAGAAGATCTGGCTCTTGCGGGTGGGGATGGTGGTGTTCTTCTCGATCAGCTTGGTGAACACGCCGCCGAGCGTCTCGATGCCGAGCGAGAGCGGCGTCACGTCGAGGAGGAGCACGTCCTTCACCTCGCCGCGCAGCACGGCGCCCTGGATGGCGGCGCCGACCGCCACCACCTCGTCCGGGTTGACGCCCCGGTGCGGCTCCTTGGCGAAGAGCTTCTTGACGCGCGCCTGGACCGCCGGCATGCGGGTCATGCCGCCGACCAGCACCACCTCGTCGATCTGCCGCGTCGTGAGGCCGGCGTCCTTGAGCGCCGTGATGCACGGCCCGTCGAGGCGGTCGAGAAGGTCGGCGCACAGCGCCTCGAGCTTGGCGCGCGTGAGCTTCATGGTCAGGTGCTTCGGCCCGCTCTGGTCGGCGGTGATGAAGGGCAGGTTGATGTCGGTCTCCGTCACCGTCGAGAGCTCGCACTTGGCCTTCTCCGCGGCCTCCTTGAGACGCTGGAGCGCCATGCGATCCTTGCGCAGGTCGATGCCCTGGTCCTTCCTGAACTCGTCCGCCAGGTAGTCCATCACCCGCTGGTCGAAGTCCTCGCCGCCGAGGAACGTGTCGCCGTGGGTGGCCTTCACCTCGAAGACGCCCTCGCCGATCTCGAGGATGGAGATGTCGAAGGTGCCGCCGCCGAGATCGAACACCGCAATCTTCTCGTCCTTCTTCTTGTCGAGCCCGTAGGCGAGCGAGGCGGCGGTCGGCTCGTTGATGATGCGCAGCACGTTCAGGCCCGCGATCTTGCCCGCGTCCTTCGTGGCCTGGCGCTGGCTGTCGTTGAAGTACGCGGGGACCGTGATCACCGCGTCCGCCACCTTCTCTCCCAGGTGATCCTCCGCGGTCTGCTTCATCTTCTGCAGGATGAACGCCGAGATCTCGGCCGGGCTGTAGCGCCGGCCGCGTACCTCGACCCAGGCATCGCCGTTGTCCGCCCGCACGATTTTGTACGGGAGGACCTTCATCGCCTTCTGGACCTCCGAGTCCTCGTAGCGCCGACCGATCAGGCGCTTGATGGCGAAGATGGTGTTCTCGGGGTTGGTGATCGCCTGACGGCGCGCGATCTGCCCCGCCAGCCGTTCGCCGCTCTCGGTGAACGCAACGACGGACGGAGTGATCCTGCTGCCCTCGGCATTGGTGAGGACGACGGGATCACCGCTCTCCATGATCGCGACCACGGAGTTCGTGGTCCCCAGGTCGATTCCGATCACCTTGGCCATCGTCACGGTCTCCTTGCGCGCGCTTTAACCACGGGTCTTGTCCTTGGCAAGCTTGGCGTCGGCCGGGGGCGCCTTGGACACGCTCACCAGGGCCGGCCGGAGCAGCCGCTCGTTCAGCAGGTATCCGGCCTGGTGCTGCTCCAGCACCCGATTCGGCTCGAGCTCGCCGGTCTCGACGTGGGCGACCGCCTCGTGGTGTGTCGGGTCGAAGGGGACACCGGCGGCCTCGACCTTGGTCACCCCGTGTCGCTCGAGCACGTCCACCAGCCCCTTGAGGACGAGCTCCACGCCCTCGACGATCGATTTCCCGTTGCCGCCGCCGCGCGCGTGCTCGAGCGCGCGTTCGAGGTTGTCCACCACGGGGAGGAGGTCGCGGATGAACGCCTCGTTGGCGAACCGTGTGGCCTCGGCGCGTTCCCGCGCCATTCGCTTCTTGAAGTTCTCGAGCTCCGCGACGGCGCGCAGCCACCGATCGTGATTCTGGCGCGCCTCTTCCCGCGCCGCCGCCAGCGTGCCTTCCAGCGCTTCGCGGTCGTTCGACGGGCGCTCCTCGGAGGCCCCCCCCGGCGCCTCATCCACCCCCGGCCGGTCGTCCTTCCCTTCCGCCATGCCAGTGGCCCGAGTAGGCACCAGAACCCTGTTTGTCAAGTTGCGGATGTGATGGGTGAGTGATACGGACCGATCGGTCGCCCTCGTGTCCCTCGAAATCGCCACTGCGGCGTTCGTCCTTCGCACCCGGCCGTACGGCGAGTCGGACCGTATCGTCACCCTGATCACGGAGACACAGGGCAAGGTGACGGGCATCGCCAAGGGGGCCAAGAACTCCCGGCGGCGCTTTGCGGGGACGCTGGAGCCCTTCGTTCACATTCGCACGGTCTTCCGCCAGCGACCCAGCTCCGACCTCGCCTTCCTCCTGCGCTGCGAGTTCCTCGGCGTCTTTCGCCGGTTCACCTGCGACCTCGAACGCTTCGCCGCAGGCAGCTACGCGCTCGAGCTGACGGATCGCATGGTGCTCGGCCGCGAGTCGGGACGTGAGGTGTATCGGCTGGTCGCCGAGGTCTTGGCGCTGCTCGATGCCGGGAAGCCGATCGAGCCCGTGCTGCGCGCCTTCGAGCTGCACCTGCTGGCGGCGAGCGGCTACGCGCCGGCGCTCCATCGCTGCCGCACGTGCGGCACGCCGGCGGAGACGGCCGAGACGATCTACCTCGCCGTCGAGCGGGGCGGCCTTCTCTGCCGCGCCTGCGTGCCGGCGGGAGAGGCCGTGCGGCCCCTCGCCGGGGCGACTGCGGTGGAGCTCGCGCGGCTCGCGGCGGGTCCGCTCGCGAGCGCCGCCGCCGGCGCTTCGGCGCGGACGCTCGTGGAAGCCGCGGCCGTCGCGGAGCATCTGCTCGCCGCGGTCACGTCGGGACCGCTGCGCTCGCGCGACTTCGTGGCGCGCGCTCGCGTTGATTCCCCGGGCGCCCTCCGCTAGGGTTCGCGTTTCCCCCCATGGCCGCCGCGACGATGGACAAGGTGGTGAACCTCTGCAAGCGGCGGGGGTTCGTCTTTCCAGGCAGCGAGATCTACGGGGGCCTCGGCTCGAGCCTCGACTACGGGCCGCTCGGCGTCGAGCTCAAGCGCAACGTCAAGGAGGCGTGGTGGCGGGCAGTCGTGACCGGACGCGACGACGTGGTGGGGATCGATGCGGCCATCATCATGCATCCGGGGGTCTGGGAAGCCTCGGGGCACCTCGCCGGCTTCACCGATCCGCTCGTCGACTGCAAGAGCTGCAAGCAGCGCTTCCGCGCCGATGACCTCCAGGGCCCGCGCTGCCCCGCGTGCGGCGGCGAGCTGACCGAGGCGCGGCAGTTCAACCTCATGTTCAAGACCTACGTCGGTCCGATGGAGGACACGGCGCACGTCGCCTACCTCCGTCCGGAGACGGCGCAGGGCATCTTCGTCAACTTCCGCAACGTCGTCGAGACGTCGCGCCTGAAGATCCCCTTCGGCATCGCGCAGATCGGGAAGTCGTTCCGCAACGAGATCACGCCCGGCAACTTCCTCTTCCGGACGCGCGAGTTCGAGCAGATGGAGCTCGAGTTCTTCGTGCGGCCCGGCGAGGACGACCCCTGGTTCGAACACTGGCGCGAAGAGCGCCTGCGCTGGTACACCGACCTCGGTCTCGCGCCCGAGCGGCTCCGCGTGCGGCCACACGGGGCCGACGAGCTCGCCCACTACGCGAAGGCGTGCTGCGACATCGAGTACCGGTTCCCCTTCGCGTGGGCCGAGCTCGAGGGGATCGCCAACCGCACCGACTTCGACCTCCGGCGGCATGCCGAGCGCAGCGGCAAGGACTTGAGCTACTTCGACGAGGAGCGGCGCGAGCGCTACCTGCCGTACGTGATCGAGCCGTCGGCCGGGGCCGATCGCTCGACCCTCGCGTTCCTCCTCGACGCCTACGACGAGGACGAGATCGAGGGCGAGACCCGCATCGTGCTCCGGCTGCATCCGAGGCTCGCGCCGTACAAGGCGGCCGTCTTCCCGCTCCTGCGCAAGGACGGGCAACCGGAGCGCGCGCGGCGCATCTACGCCGCGCTCCGGCAGCAGTTCCCCGTCGACTACGATCAGGCCGGCTCGATCGGGAGGCGCTATCGCCGCCAGGACGAGGTCGGCACACCGTACGGGATCACCGTCGACCACCAGACCATGCAGGACGGCACCGTCACGCTCCGCGACCGCGATGCCACCACGCAGGTGCGCATCCCCGAGGATCGTCTGGTCGAGGAGCTGCGCGCCAAAATCGGCTGAGGAGGACCCCGATGGCAAGACCGCAGGCTCGAGCGGCGCGGCCCGCCCCCGCGCGCGCGCGGCGGTACATCTACTGGTTCGGCGGGGGCCGTGCCGACGGGCGCGCGGACATGAAGGCCCTCCTCGGCGGTAAGGGGGCCAACCTCGCCGAGATGGCCCGCCTCGGGCTGCCCGTGCCGCCCGGCTTCACCATCTCGACCGAGGTGTGCACCCACTACTACGCCCACGGAGGCAGCTACCCCCCGGGGCTGAAGGAGCGGGTGCCCGGGGCGCTCGCACGCGTCGAGAAGGCCGTGGGCCGGCGGTTCGGCGATCCGGAGAAGCCGCTGCTCGTCTCCGTCCGCTCGGGTGCGCGCGCGTCGATGCCGGGCATGATGGACACCATCCTGAACCTCGGCCTGAACGACCGGACGGTCGAGGGTCTGGCGCGCGAGACCGGGAACCCTCGCTTTGCCTACGACTGCTATCGCCGTTTCGTCCAGATGTACGGCGACGTCGTGCTCGGCCTCAAGCCGGAGACCAGGACCGAGCGCGATCCGTTCGAGCTCGTGCTCGAGGAAAAGAAGCGCGCACGCCGCGTCAAGCTCGACACCGACCTCGACGCCGGTGCGCTCCGGGAGCTGGTGGCCGAGTTCAAGGCGCTGGTGAGGACGCGCAAGGGCGTCCGCTTCCCCGAGGATCCCGAGGACCAGCTCTGGGGGGCGATCGGCGCCGTGTTCGGCTCGTGGATGAACGAGCGCGCGCTCGTCTACCGCCGGCTGAACGCCATCCCGGACACCT contains these protein-coding regions:
- the thiL gene encoding thiamine-phosphate kinase encodes the protein MRSRRASSTRSSRCSADASVARLLGDVGEHAWIARILRRLGAARADRRVLLGPGDDAAAIRPGRRPLLLTTDTLIEGVHFRAGWAPPAALGRRAFAVNASDLAAMGGAPTFALLALEAPASLSVADLDALVMGFARAARQAGARLVGGNLAAGPHLAITATLLGEAPGPVVGRTGARPGDALYVTGTLGGAGLAVRALRAGRRMRWPVPRLRVRAGRLLAPLAHAMIDVSDGLVRDAGHLCRAGAVGAEIWAARLPVAPACRRALGTDAPCFAATAGEDYELLVALPARAERALRRARRRLACRLTRIGRIVAGRPIVRLVDAAGRPLAPPRPGFDHFR
- the dnaJ gene encoding molecular chaperone DnaJ; its protein translation is MKRDYYEVLGVSRNATDEEIKKAFRKLAHQHHPDKNPGNRKAEESFKELAEAYQVLSDAERRSMYDRFGHAAFEQGGGPAGFDFGAGFEDIIGDLFGDFFGTGRTRGRTRARRGQDLRYDLDVSFEEAAFGCEKTIAVPRLSTCETCAGRGAKPGTMPRTCPQCRGSGQVRFQQGFFSIAKTCGNCNGQGTIIANPCPACGGAGVQRQTHQLNIKIPAGVDAGSRLKLRGEGEPGMNGGPAGDLYVLLRVREHPLFVREGRDIVCEVPISITQAALGTEMEVPTLEGTARVKIPASTQSGQVFRLKGQGIPDLNGYGRGDELVRVVVETPKKLSARQRELLEEFARLSGEEVHPLSKSFLDKVKSVLG
- the dnaK gene encoding molecular chaperone DnaK, with the translated sequence MAKVIGIDLGTTNSVVAIMESGDPVVLTNAEGSRITPSVVAFTESGERLAGQIARRQAITNPENTIFAIKRLIGRRYEDSEVQKAMKVLPYKIVRADNGDAWVEVRGRRYSPAEISAFILQKMKQTAEDHLGEKVADAVITVPAYFNDSQRQATKDAGKIAGLNVLRIINEPTAASLAYGLDKKKDEKIAVFDLGGGTFDISILEIGEGVFEVKATHGDTFLGGEDFDQRVMDYLADEFRKDQGIDLRKDRMALQRLKEAAEKAKCELSTVTETDINLPFITADQSGPKHLTMKLTRAKLEALCADLLDRLDGPCITALKDAGLTTRQIDEVVLVGGMTRMPAVQARVKKLFAKEPHRGVNPDEVVAVGAAIQGAVLRGEVKDVLLLDVTPLSLGIETLGGVFTKLIEKNTTIPTRKSQIFSTAADNQSAVTIRVFQGEREMAADNKLLGQFDLVGIPPAPRGVPQIEVTFDIDANGIVHVGAKDLGTGKEQSIQITASSGLAKDEINRMVKEAELHAEDDKRKRELADARNQLDGLVYQTEKTLAEHGAALDAGAKSAVDGALADAKKALESQDAGRMRSAADALARASHKLAEAMYAKASQARGGGPESGQEPRSDGTAGDGKTKEDVVDAEFEEVKE
- the grpE gene encoding nucleotide exchange factor GrpE: MPVTLPCVSVIRVTIRSDSPYGRVRRTNAAVAISRDTRATDRSVSLTHHIRNLTNRVLVPTRATGMAEGKDDRPGVDEAPGGASEERPSNDREALEGTLAAAREEARQNHDRWLRAVAELENFKKRMARERAEATRFANEAFIRDLLPVVDNLERALEHARGGGNGKSIVEGVELVLKGLVDVLERHGVTKVEAAGVPFDPTHHEAVAHVETGELEPNRVLEQHQAGYLLNERLLRPALVSVSKAPPADAKLAKDKTRG
- the recO gene encoding DNA repair protein RecO: MSDTDRSVALVSLEIATAAFVLRTRPYGESDRIVTLITETQGKVTGIAKGAKNSRRRFAGTLEPFVHIRTVFRQRPSSDLAFLLRCEFLGVFRRFTCDLERFAAGSYALELTDRMVLGRESGREVYRLVAEVLALLDAGKPIEPVLRAFELHLLAASGYAPALHRCRTCGTPAETAETIYLAVERGGLLCRACVPAGEAVRPLAGATAVELARLAAGPLASAAAGASARTLVEAAAVAEHLLAAVTSGPLRSRDFVARARVDSPGALR
- a CDS encoding glycine--tRNA ligase, encoding MAAATMDKVVNLCKRRGFVFPGSEIYGGLGSSLDYGPLGVELKRNVKEAWWRAVVTGRDDVVGIDAAIIMHPGVWEASGHLAGFTDPLVDCKSCKQRFRADDLQGPRCPACGGELTEARQFNLMFKTYVGPMEDTAHVAYLRPETAQGIFVNFRNVVETSRLKIPFGIAQIGKSFRNEITPGNFLFRTREFEQMELEFFVRPGEDDPWFEHWREERLRWYTDLGLAPERLRVRPHGADELAHYAKACCDIEYRFPFAWAELEGIANRTDFDLRRHAERSGKDLSYFDEERRERYLPYVIEPSAGADRSTLAFLLDAYDEDEIEGETRIVLRLHPRLAPYKAAVFPLLRKDGQPERARRIYAALRQQFPVDYDQAGSIGRRYRRQDEVGTPYGITVDHQTMQDGTVTLRDRDATTQVRIPEDRLVEELRAKIG